From Drosophila suzukii chromosome 2R, CBGP_Dsuzu_IsoJpt1.0, whole genome shotgun sequence, a single genomic window includes:
- the Sik3 gene encoding uncharacterized protein Sik3 isoform X1, whose protein sequence is MATTPAAGPAAPPTSTPQNYKVPSTSKISVDKLLRVGYYELEKTIGKGNFAVVKLATNIVTKTKVAIKIIDKTCLNEEYLSKTFREISILKSLRHPHITRLYEVMESQSMIYLVTEYAPNGEIFDHLVANGRMKEPEAARVFTQLVSAVHYCHLRGVVHRDLKAENVLLDKDMNIKLADFGFSNHYEEGATLRTWCGSPPYAAPEVFQGLEYDGPKSDIWSLGVVLYALVCGALPFDGKTILELKSRVVLGKFRIPFFMSQECEQLIRNMLVVEPDRRYTVKQIIKHRWLSEWQSEMLEEERFEATSFAPGSGTVSKSASTSSLGSVADSPPQLDSVVMTHMLQLPGLTADMIAQSVHEQRFDNIYAIYNLLQDKLQQKRRENQRLQHHASLAYSRSRKTSITTGVVDRSELVKQESLDRLSPLSSANASSSASGYGWSDVAVDLEKFGDFELECLARSNEPPVNSHHLSAQAGGGVNGANTRRHTVGPGDVAHEQALANPHVPPIDFKCPPQSSDPYYPVNLPMLQNQPLQNLTIKDQHLLKPPVVMGASSFGRRASDGGANLHIYYPATGTVVGPAQGQQMDTAGYFINPNCGTDPLAVQELSPLNEQATAQMQCCQENATGECNEELQSYMQKRGFTQRHTVGCTDDLSVTHGPGPGSQSQAPTTSSNMRQRRTGLLTVTERPPVIPPEIIREVESRMNRDYLPPTLKSLSQSPPNGTYPVGVALPLGMSKGVSPPHSLPLVAVGCGSVPLVAGNNRRIHRVVHSKLPTVQEGATIGRYSPVRRASEGSKSQFQGPLQECQSLQKGIAQRNFLVAPSPPLLENSISLPGSPIHGKPGMGLQLALRRGHDIEVPPEAIKNLMPALDRLVKEQRVSFEIANKIISTHVVPIDLAPLLGLAAHASSAAAVSGGHLDQSHLLHLQQQQQQQHMLSFSVSPLSMPQGGAVNASLTSAKQMFGQPICGYTQYQPMTLALQPQHQQQLVGQFSSINLGASNSNSSSGCQSPVYSTSFSGSCSPNTYLPCPGGGSSPLHQITKGISGLTTGGAGGSITRGTSAASEGAAAAAAANQPLDLSMDVCGGVLDQQPTDYAATNWFMPTTPYYDLKPLNLSPAQPVRVVPTPPASPNLCIIQEENGNGQMCHTISTGTPYAGCTGGITPQICLTDVQGSEITLVALSSDNSRDSEDSLEQHTPVMSLQGLIITEPSSDMPSITRGIGRKASLDCESSGGSHCPVGISSSHAAQSQSQVQTEAQCRRGSDKSLGFSDDSLSNDSNNLSPCQEPSASSGFKSDSHSEMGDHTECGHLTPDSMCDSRRMSDEMCYEVPLPHECSNLDSTRILEMVKQTIDSTMPPKGFVLHKGSISSEDSGAESRHSSASNASSSNPLACEAASLLASHSAYGEPTTNLSLEYSGGLQIELQVCEGRSRDPHGAGKGIKLRRISGDQFEYGKICQQLISTITMQQVAG, encoded by the exons GTTGCCATCAAAATCATAGACAAGACATGTCTGAACGAGGAGTACCTGAGCAAGACGTTCCGCGAGATCTCCATCCTGAAGTCTCTGCGGCATCCGCACATCACCCGATTGTACGAGGTGATGGAGTCGCAGTCGATGATCTACCTGGTGACCGAGTACGCGCCAAACGGGGAGATCTTCGACCACTTGGTGGCCAATGGCAGGATGAAGGAACCGGAGGCGGCGCGCGTCTTCACCCAACTCGTCTCGGCCGTCCACTACTGCCACCTGCGGGGGGTGGTGCACCGAGATCTCAAGGCCGAGAATGTCCTGCTCGACAAGGACATGAACATCAAG CTGGCAGACTTTGGCTTCAGTAATCACTACGAGGAGGGCGCGACTCTTAGGACCTGGTGCGGATCACCGCCCTATGCTGCCCCAGAGGTTTTCCAGGGCTTGGAGTACGATGGACCCAAGTCTGATATCTGGAGCTTGGGCGTTGTGCTGTACGCCTTGGTCTGCGGAGCGTTACCCTTTGATGGAAAGACCATACTGGAGCTGAAAAGCCGTGTGGTGTTGGGCAAATTCCGCATTCCTTTCTTCATGTCGCAGG AATGCGAGCAGCTAATCCGAAACATGTTGGTGGTGGAGCCTGACCGGCGATATACAGTCAAGCAGATCATAAAGCACCGCTGGCTAAGCGAGTGGCAGTCGGAAATGCTAGAGGAAGAGCGTTTCGAGGCCACCTCCTTTGCACCCGGATCGGGAACGGTGTCCAAGTCGGCCTCCACGTCCTCGCTGGGCAGTGTGGCGGACTCACCGCCGCAGCTGGACTCCGTGGTGATGACGCACATGCTGCAGCTCCCCGGGCTGACCGCCGACATGATCGCGCAGTCGGTGCACGAGCAGAGATTCGACAACATCTACGCCATTTACAACCTGCTGCAGGACAAGCTGCAGCAAAAGCGACGCGAAAACCAAAGACTGCAGCACCACGCCAGCCTGGCCTACTCCCGATCCCGCAAGACGAGCATCACAACGGGCGTGGTGGACCGCTCGGAGCTCGTCAAGCAGGAATCTCTGGACCGGCTCAGTCCGCTGAGCAGTGCCAATGCCTCCAGCTCGGCTTCGGGCTATGGCTGGTCGGATGTCGCCGTAGATCTGGAGAAGTTTGGTGACTTTGAGCTCGAATGCCTGGCTCGTTCCAATGAG CCTCCTGTTAATTCGCACCACCTGAGCGCACAGGCTGGTGGAGGCGTCAACGGGGCGAACACGCGACGCCATACGGTGGGACCTGGAGATGTGGCCCACGAACAGGCGCTGGCTAATCCCCATGTGCCACCCATTGACTTCAAGTGTCCACCGCAAAGCAGCGACCCCTACTACCCGGTTAACCTGCCCATGCTGCAGAACCAACCCCTGCAAAATCTCACCATCAAGGACCAGCATCTGCTCAAGCCGCCCGTTGTTATGGGGGCCA GTTCATTTGGACGCCGTGCCTCGGACGGCGGGGCGAATCTGCACATCTATTATCCCGCCACGGGCACTGTTGTGGGTCCAGCTCAGGGTCAGCAAATGGACACAGCCGGATACTTTATCAATCCCAATTGTGGCACTGACCCCTTGGCTGTGCAGGAGCTGTCTCCGCTAAACGAGCAGGCGACGGCGCAGATGCAGTGCTGCCAGGAGAATGCCACCGGCGAATGCAATGAGGAGCTCCAGAG TTATATGCAGAAGCGAGGATTCACCCAGCGTCACACGGTGGGATGCACGGACGATCTCTCCGTGACTCATGGACCGGGACCCGGATCGCAATCCCAGGCGCCAACTACCTCCTCCAATATGCGGCAGCGGCGAACTGGACTGCTCACGGTCACCGAACGGCCGCCAG TGATTCCCCCCGAAATAATTCGCGAGGTTGAGTCTCGCATGAACCGCGACTATCTGCCACCCACCCTGAAATCTCTTAGCCAATCGCCCCCCAATGGCACATACCCGGTGGGCGTGGCCCTGCCCTTGGGCATGTCGAAGGGCGTGTCGCCGCCCCACTCGCTGCCCTTGGTGGCGGTCGGATGTGGCTCCGTGCCCTTGGTGGCGGGCAACAACCGCCGCATCCATCGGGTGGTCCACTCGAAGTTACCCACCGTTCAGGAGGGTG CGACAATAGGACGTTACAGTCCAGTGCGTCGAGCCTCTGAGGGATCCAAGAGCCAGTTCCAGGGACCGCTGCAGGAATGCCAATCGCTGCAGAAAGGTATTGCACAGAGAAACTTTTTGGTTGCACCCAGTCCGCCGCTTTTAGAAAATTCGATCAGTTTGCCAG GTTCGCCCATACATGGCAAACCTGGAATGGGCTTGCAGCTAGCTCTGCGGCGTGGCCATGACATTGAAGTTCCCCCGGAAGCCATCAAGAACCTGATGCCCGCCCTGGACCGCCTGGTGAAGGAGCAGAGGGTCAGCTTCGAAATAGCCAATAAGATAATCTCAACGCATGTGGTGCCGATAGATTTGGCTCCGCTTCTGGGTCTAGCAGCTCATGCCTCGAGTGCGGCGGCGGTCAGTGGAGGGCACCTCGATCAGAGTCACCTGTTGCACttgcagcaacagcagcagcagcaacatatgCTCAGCTTCAGTGTTTCCCCACTCAGCATGCCGCAGGGTGGAGCCGTGAATGCCTCTCTGACCTCCGCAAAGCAGATGTTTGGTCAGCCAATCTGTGGCTATACGCAATATCAACCGATGACCCTGGCCCTGCAGCCGCAGCATCAACAGCAGCTGGTGGGTCAGTTCAGCAGCATCAACCTGGGAGCCAGCAACTCGAATTCGAGCAGTGGCTGCCAGTCGCCGGTTTATAGTACCAGCTTCAGTGGCAGTTGCTCACCCAATACTTACCTGCCCTGCCCCGGCGGTGGCTCCTCACCGCTGCACCAGATCACCAAGGGCATCTCTGGATTGACTACTGGTGGCGCTGGTGGGTCCATCACCAGGGGCACTTCGGCCGCAAGCGAAGGAGCCGCTGCAGCCGCCGCTGCCAATCAACCTCTGGACCTGTCAATGGATGTTTGTGGCGGTGTGTTGGATCAGCAGCCCACGGACTATGCAGCCACCAATTGGTTTATGCCCACGACCCCGTATTATGATCTAAAACCGCTAAATCTATCGCCAGCACAACCCGTAAGGGTCGTGCCCACACCGCCAGCGTCACCCAACTTGTGCATCATCCAGGAGGAGAATGGAAACGGGCAGATGTGTCACACTATCAGCACGGGCACTCCGTATGCGGGCTGTACCGGAGGGATCACGCCGCAGATATGCCTTACCGATGTCCAGGGCAGCGAGATAACTTTGGTCGCTCTGTCCTCAGACAACAGTCGCGATAGCGAGGACTCTTTGGAACAGCACACTCCTGTTATGTCTTTGCAG GGACTGATCATTACCGAGCCCAGCAGCGATATGCCATCAATTACGAGGGGCATTGGACGTAAAGCCAGTCTGGACTGCGAATCGAGCGGAGGAAGTCATTGTCCAGTGGGCATTAGCTCATCTCACGCcgcccaatcccaatcccaggTTCAGACCGAAGCTCAATGCCGGCGGGGCAGTGACAAATCGCTTGGCTTCTCAGACGACTCACTAAGCAATGACTCGAATAACTTGTCACCCTGCCAGGAGCCATCCGCCAGCTCTGGATTCAAGTCGGACTCCCACTCGGAGATGGGTGATCACACCGAGTGCGGCCATCTGACACCCGATTCCATGTGCGACTCGCGGCGCATGTCGGATGAGATGTGCTACGAGGTGCCGCTGCCACACGAGTGCTCCAATCTGGACTCCACCCGCATCCTGGAGATGGTGAAGCAGACCATCGACTCCACTATGCCGCCCAAGGGCTTTGTGCTGCACAAGGGAAGCATTAGCTCGGAGGACAGCGGCGCCGAATCGCGACATAGCAGTGCTTCTAATGCATCCAGCTCGAATCCATTGGCCTGCGAGGCGGCTTCGCTTCTGGCCTCACACTCTGCCTATGGAGAGCCAACCACCAATCTCAGTTTGGAGTACTCAGGCGGCCTGCAGATCGAGCTGCAGGTGTGCGAGGGTCGCAGCCGGGATCCCCATGGAGCTGGTAAGGGGATAAAGCTGCGCCGCATTTCCGGGGACCAGTTCGAGTACGGAAAGATCTGCCAGCAGTTGATCAGCACCATCACCATGCAGCAGGTGGCAGGCTAA